A genomic segment from Streptomyces sp. NBC_00237 encodes:
- a CDS encoding 2-oxoacid:acceptor oxidoreductase subunit alpha, translated as MTSQVSSPAEQADGSHGDEGENRPPTAGATRPPEPSAAPESSVPLVPPVPPVKEVRRLDRVIIRFAGDSGDGMQLTGDRFTSETASFGNDLSTLPNFPAEIRAPAGTLPGVSSFQLHFADHDILTPGDAPNVLVAMNPAALKANIADVPRGAEIIVNTDEFTQRPMAKVGYTTSPLEDGTLDAYSVHRVPLTTLTVEALKGFGLSRKDAGRSKNMFALGLLSWMYHRPTEGTEAFLRQKFAKKPDIAEANVAALRAGWNFGETTEDFAVSYEVAPATAAFPPGTYRNISGNLALAYGLIAAGHQADLPLYLGSYPITPASDILHELSKHKNFGVRTFQAEDEIAAIGAALGAAFGGQLAVTTTSGPGVALKSETIGLAVSLELPLLIVAIQRGGPSTGLPTKTEQADLLQAMYGRNGEAPVPVIAPRTPADCFDAALDAARIALTYRTPVFLLSDGYLANGSEPWRVPEAGELPDLRVQFATGPNHQLADGTAVFWPYKRDPQTLARPWAIPGTPGLEHRIGGIEKQDGTGNISYDPANHDFMVRTRQAKIDNITVPDVEVDDPDNARTLVLGWGSTYGPITAAVRRLRTEGQPIAQAHLRHLNPFPGNLQEVLGRYAKVVVPEMNLGQLATLLRAKYLVDALSYNQVNGMPFKAEQLATALKEAIND; from the coding sequence GTGACCAGCCAGGTCAGTAGCCCGGCCGAGCAGGCCGACGGGTCCCATGGGGACGAGGGGGAGAACCGGCCCCCGACAGCCGGTGCGACCCGGCCCCCGGAGCCTTCGGCGGCCCCGGAGTCCTCGGTGCCGCTGGTGCCTCCGGTGCCTCCGGTGAAGGAAGTCCGCCGTCTGGACCGGGTGATCATTCGTTTCGCGGGTGACTCGGGTGATGGTATGCAGCTCACGGGTGACCGTTTCACGTCGGAGACCGCGTCGTTCGGCAACGACCTGTCGACCCTGCCGAACTTCCCCGCCGAGATCCGTGCCCCCGCCGGTACCCTGCCCGGCGTCTCCAGCTTCCAGCTCCACTTCGCCGATCACGACATCCTCACCCCCGGGGACGCCCCGAACGTGCTGGTCGCGATGAACCCCGCCGCACTCAAGGCGAACATCGCCGACGTGCCGCGCGGCGCGGAAATCATCGTCAACACCGACGAGTTCACCCAGCGCCCGATGGCCAAGGTCGGCTACACCACCTCCCCCCTGGAGGACGGCACCCTGGACGCCTACAGTGTGCACCGGGTGCCGCTGACGACGCTGACGGTGGAAGCGCTGAAGGGTTTCGGGCTGTCGCGCAAGGACGCGGGCCGCTCGAAGAACATGTTCGCGCTGGGCCTGCTGTCCTGGATGTACCACCGCCCCACCGAGGGCACCGAAGCGTTCCTGCGACAGAAGTTCGCGAAGAAGCCCGATATCGCCGAGGCCAACGTGGCCGCGTTGAGGGCGGGCTGGAACTTCGGCGAGACCACCGAGGACTTCGCGGTCAGCTACGAAGTCGCCCCGGCCACCGCCGCGTTCCCGCCGGGCACCTACCGCAACATCTCCGGGAACCTGGCCCTGGCCTACGGGCTGATCGCCGCCGGACACCAGGCGGACCTGCCGCTCTACCTCGGCTCCTACCCCATCACCCCGGCCTCCGACATCCTGCACGAACTGTCGAAGCACAAGAACTTCGGTGTCCGCACCTTCCAGGCCGAGGACGAGATCGCCGCGATCGGCGCCGCCCTCGGGGCGGCCTTCGGCGGCCAGCTCGCGGTCACCACCACCTCCGGCCCGGGTGTGGCCCTGAAGTCCGAGACCATCGGCCTCGCCGTCTCCCTGGAGCTGCCGCTGCTGATCGTGGCGATCCAGCGCGGCGGCCCCTCCACCGGCCTGCCGACCAAGACCGAGCAGGCGGACCTGCTCCAGGCCATGTACGGGCGCAACGGCGAGGCCCCCGTCCCGGTCATCGCCCCGCGCACCCCGGCCGACTGTTTCGACGCGGCCCTCGACGCGGCGAGGATCGCGCTGACCTACCGCACCCCGGTGTTCCTGCTGAGCGACGGCTACCTGGCCAACGGCTCAGAACCCTGGCGGGTTCCCGAGGCCGGTGAACTCCCCGACCTCCGCGTGCAGTTCGCGACCGGACCCAACCACCAGCTGGCCGACGGCACCGCCGTGTTCTGGCCCTACAAACGCGACCCGCAGACCCTGGCCCGCCCCTGGGCGATCCCCGGCACCCCCGGCCTCGAACACCGCATCGGCGGCATCGAGAAACAGGACGGCACCGGCAACATCAGCTACGACCCCGCCAACCACGACTTCATGGTCCGCACCCGCCAGGCCAAGATCGACAACATCACCGTCCCCGACGTCGAGGTCGACGACCCCGACAACGCCCGCACCCTGGTGCTCGGCTGGGGCTCCACCTACGGGCCGATCACCGCCGCCGTACGCCGCCTGCGCACCGAGGGACAGCCCATCGCCCAGGCCCACCTGCGCCACCTCAACCCCTTCCCCGGAAACCTCCAGGAAGTCCTGGGACGTTACGCCAAGGTGGTCGTCCCGGAGATGAACCTGGGCCAGCTCGCCACCCTGCTCCGCGCCAAGTACCTCGTGGACGCCCTCTCCTACAACCAGGTCAACGGAATGCCGTTCAAGGCCGAGCAGCTCGCCACGGCCCTCAAGGAGGCCATCAATGACTGA
- a CDS encoding 2-oxoacid:ferredoxin oxidoreductase subunit beta translates to MTDTVTTSDHPHPLLSLVPRAEAQQTMKDFKSDQEVRWCPGCGDYAVLAAVQGFMPELGLAKENIVFVSGIGCSSRFPYYMNTYGMHSIHGRAPAIATGLASSRRDLSVWVVTGDGDALSIGGNHLIHALRRNVNLKILLFNNRIYGLTKGQYSPTSEVGKITKSTPMGSLDAPFNPVSLAIGAEASFVARTVDSDRKHLTEVLRQAADHPGTALVEIYQNCNIFNDGAFEVLKDKQQAEEAVIRLVHGQPIRFGADGAKGVVRDTQTGDLKVIAVTEENQSQILVHDAHTTSPTTAFALSRLADPDTLHHTPIGVFRSVERPVYDTLMADQLDTAIERDGKGDLAALLAGKDTWTVIG, encoded by the coding sequence ATGACTGACACGGTCACGACGAGCGACCACCCCCACCCCCTGCTCTCCCTGGTCCCCCGCGCCGAAGCACAGCAGACCATGAAGGACTTCAAGTCCGACCAGGAAGTACGCTGGTGCCCCGGCTGCGGCGACTACGCCGTCCTCGCCGCCGTCCAGGGCTTCATGCCCGAACTCGGCCTGGCGAAAGAGAACATCGTCTTCGTCTCCGGCATCGGCTGCTCCTCCCGCTTCCCCTACTACATGAACACCTACGGGATGCACTCCATCCACGGCCGCGCCCCCGCCATCGCCACCGGACTCGCCTCCTCCCGACGCGACCTGAGCGTCTGGGTCGTCACCGGCGACGGCGACGCCCTGTCCATCGGCGGCAACCACCTCATCCACGCGCTGCGCCGCAACGTGAACCTGAAGATCCTGCTGTTCAACAACCGGATCTACGGACTCACCAAGGGCCAGTACAGTCCCACCTCCGAGGTCGGGAAGATCACCAAGTCGACCCCCATGGGCTCCCTCGACGCCCCCTTCAACCCGGTGTCCCTGGCCATCGGCGCGGAAGCCTCCTTCGTCGCCCGCACCGTCGACTCCGACCGCAAACACCTCACCGAGGTCCTGCGCCAGGCCGCCGACCACCCCGGCACCGCCCTCGTCGAGATCTACCAGAACTGCAACATCTTCAACGACGGCGCCTTCGAAGTCCTCAAGGACAAACAACAGGCAGAAGAAGCCGTCATCCGCCTCGTGCACGGCCAACCGATCCGCTTCGGCGCGGACGGCGCCAAGGGCGTCGTGCGGGACACCCAGACCGGCGACCTGAAGGTAATCGCGGTGACAGAGGAGAACCAGTCGCAGATCCTCGTCCACGACGCCCACACCACCTCCCCGACCACCGCCTTCGCCCTCTCCCGCCTGGCCGACCCCGACACCCTCCACCACACCCCCATCGGCGTGTTCCGCTCCGTGGAACGCCCGGTCTACGACACCCTCATGGCCGACCAGCTCGACACCGCCATCGAACGCGACGGCAAGGGCGACCTGGCAGCACTCCTCGCGGGCAAGGACACCTGGACCGTCATCGGCTGA
- the rarD gene encoding EamA family transporter RarD — MEKEENEQRTGLLYGIGAYGLWGVVPLFWPLLKPAGAIEILAHRMVWSLGVVAVALLFVRRWAWVRELLRQPKKLGLIAGAAAVITVNWGLYIWSVNSGHVVEASLGYFINPLVTIAMGVLLLGERMRPLQWTAVGIGAAAVLVLAIGYGEPPWISLALAFSFATYGLVKKKVNLGGLESLAAETAVLFLPALGYLVWLGSSGASAFGEYGAGHASLLAATGLVTAVPLVLFGAAAVKVPLSTLGLLQYLAPVFQFVLGIVYFREAMPVERWAGFGLVWLALTLLTWDAVRTARAARAARVRVAPVPGAAAAPEAVLVAEGVKPGR, encoded by the coding sequence GTGGAGAAGGAAGAGAACGAACAGCGGACGGGATTGCTGTACGGCATCGGGGCGTACGGGCTGTGGGGTGTGGTCCCGCTCTTCTGGCCGCTGCTGAAACCGGCCGGGGCGATCGAGATCCTGGCCCACCGGATGGTGTGGTCACTGGGCGTGGTCGCCGTCGCGCTGCTGTTCGTGCGGCGGTGGGCGTGGGTGCGGGAGTTGCTGCGGCAGCCGAAGAAGCTGGGGCTGATAGCCGGAGCGGCAGCCGTCATCACCGTCAACTGGGGTCTGTACATCTGGTCGGTCAACTCCGGTCACGTGGTGGAGGCTTCGCTCGGCTACTTCATCAACCCGCTGGTCACCATCGCGATGGGCGTCCTGCTGCTCGGCGAGCGGATGCGGCCCCTCCAGTGGACGGCGGTCGGGATCGGCGCGGCGGCGGTGCTGGTGCTGGCGATCGGGTACGGGGAGCCGCCGTGGATCTCGCTGGCGCTGGCGTTCTCGTTCGCCACGTACGGGCTGGTGAAGAAGAAGGTCAACCTGGGCGGGCTGGAGTCGCTCGCGGCGGAGACGGCGGTGCTGTTCCTGCCCGCGCTCGGGTATCTGGTGTGGCTGGGGTCGTCGGGTGCGTCGGCCTTCGGCGAGTACGGGGCGGGGCATGCGTCGCTGCTGGCGGCGACGGGGCTGGTGACGGCGGTGCCGCTGGTGCTCTTCGGGGCGGCGGCGGTGAAGGTGCCGTTGTCGACGCTGGGGCTGTTGCAGTATCTGGCGCCGGTGTTCCAGTTCGTACTGGGGATCGTGTACTTCCGGGAGGCGATGCCCGTGGAGAGGTGGGCGGGGTTCGGGTTGGTGTGGTTGGCGTTGACGTTGTTGACGTGGGATGCGGTGCGGACTGCTCGGGCCGCGAGGGCTGCGCGGGTGAGGGTGGCTCCGGTTCCTGGCGCGGCTGCGGCTCCGGAAGCGGTGCTGGTCGCGGAGGGGGTGAAGCCGGGGCGGTAG
- the abc-f gene encoding ribosomal protection-like ABC-F family protein: MRAQLSLHAVSKTFGDRTVLDRVTLSLRPGEKAGVVGENGSGKSTLLRLIAGVEKPDPDPDGGLTVVFPGGVGHLAQTLDLPDHLTVQDAVDAALAELRALEAALREAEAGLGEATPDALDAYGELLAAYQDRGGYEADARVDSALHNLGLARIPRDRALGSLSGGEQSRLALACVLAAEPELLLLDEPTNHLDRHATAWLEDRLRAHRGTVVAVTHDRAFLERVTDTVLEVDRDLRTVSRYGDGWAGYRTAKAAARARWVQEHQEWVDELARTEALVEASGQRLAATGKDPGQGFGKHRRSSEAKLSGRVRAARQRLETLRASPVPAPPVPLSFHVKLEVAGEQPSSLAELKDVSVGERLYVPELSITSGERLLISGPNGAGKSTLLRVLAGDLAPDAGTVVRPEHLGLLRQEPDRSDDRRTLLAGFAAGRPGFPEEYEEELLALGLFRPADLGVAVSALSVGQRRRLELARLVTRPADLLVLDEPTNHISLALVEELEEALTGYPGAVVVVSHDRRFRSGFAGGEIELAAGRVVSVG; the protein is encoded by the coding sequence ATGCGCGCCCAGCTCTCCCTCCATGCCGTCTCCAAGACCTTCGGCGACCGCACCGTCCTCGACCGCGTCACCCTCTCCCTGCGCCCCGGCGAGAAAGCCGGTGTCGTCGGCGAGAACGGTTCCGGAAAGTCGACTCTGCTCCGCCTGATCGCCGGAGTCGAGAAGCCCGACCCCGACCCCGACGGCGGGCTCACCGTCGTGTTCCCCGGCGGCGTCGGCCATCTCGCCCAGACCCTGGACCTGCCCGACCACCTCACCGTCCAGGACGCCGTCGACGCCGCCCTCGCCGAGCTGCGCGCCCTGGAAGCGGCCCTCCGGGAAGCGGAGGCGGGCCTCGGCGAGGCGACACCGGACGCGCTCGACGCGTACGGCGAACTGCTCGCCGCCTACCAGGACCGAGGTGGTTACGAGGCCGATGCCCGCGTCGATTCCGCCCTGCACAACCTCGGGCTGGCCCGGATCCCCCGCGACCGCGCCCTCGGCTCCCTCTCCGGCGGCGAACAGTCCCGGCTGGCCCTGGCCTGCGTCCTCGCCGCCGAGCCCGAGCTGCTGCTCCTCGACGAGCCGACGAACCACCTCGACCGGCACGCCACCGCCTGGCTGGAGGACCGGCTGCGCGCCCATCGGGGCACCGTCGTCGCGGTGACCCACGACCGCGCCTTCCTGGAGCGGGTGACGGACACCGTCCTGGAGGTGGACCGCGACCTGAGAACCGTCAGTCGGTACGGGGACGGCTGGGCGGGGTATCGCACGGCGAAGGCCGCCGCCCGCGCCCGCTGGGTGCAGGAACACCAGGAGTGGGTGGACGAGCTGGCCCGCACCGAGGCCCTGGTCGAGGCGTCCGGGCAGCGGCTCGCGGCCACCGGCAAGGACCCCGGTCAGGGCTTCGGCAAACACCGCCGTTCCAGTGAGGCCAAACTGTCCGGCCGGGTGCGGGCGGCCCGGCAGCGGCTGGAGACCTTGCGGGCATCCCCCGTACCGGCGCCGCCTGTTCCGCTTTCGTTTCACGTGAAACTGGAGGTGGCCGGTGAACAGCCGTCTTCACTGGCTGAGTTGAAGGACGTCAGCGTCGGGGAACGGTTGTACGTGCCCGAGTTGAGCATCACGTCCGGCGAGCGGCTGCTGATCTCGGGCCCGAACGGTGCGGGCAAGTCCACGCTCCTGCGCGTCCTGGCCGGTGACCTCGCTCCGGACGCGGGCACCGTCGTACGCCCCGAACACCTCGGCCTGCTGCGCCAGGAGCCGGACCGGTCCGACGACCGGCGGACCCTGCTGGCCGGGTTCGCCGCCGGACGGCCCGGCTTTCCCGAGGAGTACGAGGAGGAGCTGCTCGCCCTCGGGCTGTTCCGGCCCGCCGACCTGGGGGTCGCTGTGTCCGCGCTGTCCGTGGGGCAGCGGCGGCGGCTGGAGCTGGCCCGGCTGGTGACGCGGCCCGCCGACCTCCTCGTACTGGACGAGCCGACGAACCACATCTCGCTCGCCCTTGTGGAGGAACTGGAGGAGGCCCTGACCGGCTACCCCGGGGCGGTGGTGGTCGTCTCGCACGACCGGCGGTTCCGGAGCGGATTCGCGGGCGGGGAGATCGAGTTGGCGGCGGGACGAGTGGTGTCCGTGGGGTGA
- a CDS encoding M28 family metallopeptidase, whose translation MTLSTFTRSRSGTLKVAAVSALAVTGLLATTAGATAAAPAPTRTTAGAAAAAPDIPLANVKAHLTQLSQIAAANGGNRAHGRPGYKASIDYVKAKLDAAGFTTSLQTFTASGATGYNLIADWPGGDPNKVLMAGAHLDSVSSGAGINDNGSGSAAVLETALAVSRAQLKPDKHLRFGWWGAEELGLLGSKAYVNSLPSTERTKFAGYLNFDMIGSPNPGYFVYDDDPAIEKTFKDYYAGLGVPTEIETEGDGRSDHAPFKAVGIPVGGLFTGASRTKSAAQAQKWGGTSGQAFDRCYHSSCDSLTNINDTALDRNSDAVAHALWTLSTGGTTPPGGTDYENTTPVAIPDAGAAVTSSIPVAGRTGNAPATLKVSVNVKHTWRGDVVIDLLAPDGTAYRLKNSSSGDSADDIVETYTVNASSEVANGTWKLRVQDVAAQDTGTLNSWKLTF comes from the coding sequence ATGACGCTCTCCACCTTCACCCGCAGCAGATCCGGCACGCTCAAGGTCGCGGCCGTGTCCGCGCTCGCCGTGACCGGTCTGCTCGCCACCACCGCCGGTGCGACCGCCGCGGCGCCCGCTCCCACCCGTACGACAGCGGGGGCAGCGGCTGCCGCGCCCGACATCCCGCTGGCCAACGTCAAGGCGCACCTCACCCAGCTCTCCCAGATAGCCGCCGCCAACGGCGGCAACCGCGCCCACGGCCGCCCCGGCTACAAGGCGTCCATCGACTACGTGAAGGCCAAGCTGGACGCGGCCGGGTTCACCACCTCGCTCCAGACCTTCACCGCGAGCGGCGCCACCGGCTACAACCTGATCGCCGACTGGCCGGGCGGCGACCCGAACAAGGTCCTGATGGCCGGTGCGCACCTGGACTCCGTGTCCTCCGGGGCCGGCATCAACGACAACGGGTCCGGCTCCGCCGCCGTCCTGGAGACCGCCCTCGCCGTCTCCCGCGCCCAGCTGAAGCCGGACAAGCACCTGCGGTTCGGCTGGTGGGGCGCCGAGGAACTCGGGCTGCTCGGCTCGAAGGCGTACGTGAACAGCCTGCCGTCCACGGAGCGCACGAAGTTCGCGGGCTACCTCAACTTCGACATGATCGGCTCGCCGAACCCGGGCTACTTCGTCTACGACGACGACCCGGCCATCGAGAAGACCTTCAAGGACTACTACGCGGGCCTCGGCGTCCCCACCGAGATCGAGACCGAGGGCGACGGCCGCTCCGACCACGCCCCGTTCAAGGCCGTCGGCATCCCGGTCGGCGGTCTGTTCACCGGTGCCAGCCGGACCAAGTCGGCGGCGCAGGCCCAGAAGTGGGGCGGCACCTCCGGCCAGGCGTTCGACCGCTGCTACCACTCCTCGTGCGACAGCCTGACGAACATCAACGACACCGCCCTGGACCGCAACAGCGACGCCGTCGCGCACGCGCTCTGGACGCTGTCGACCGGCGGTACCACTCCCCCGGGCGGCACGGACTACGAGAACACCACGCCGGTCGCGATACCCGACGCCGGTGCGGCCGTGACCTCGTCGATCCCCGTCGCGGGCCGTACGGGCAACGCGCCCGCCACGCTCAAGGTGTCGGTGAACGTCAAGCACACCTGGCGCGGTGACGTGGTCATCGACCTCCTCGCCCCGGACGGGACCGCGTACCGGCTGAAGAACTCCAGCAGCGGCGACTCGGCGGACGACATCGTCGAGACGTACACGGTGAACGCGTCGAGCGAGGTGGCGAACGGGACGTGGAAGCTGCGCGTCCAGGACGTCGCGGCCCAGGACACCGGCACGCTGAACAGCTGGAAGCTCACCTTCTGA
- a CDS encoding TetR/AcrR family transcriptional regulator: MSATPPNPQRRSERSRQAILAAAIGLCTEKGYVGVTVEAIAARAGVSKKTIYRWWPSKGFVLLEALAQRTDSNAPFPDTGHLAADLYTQMTGVVRLLTTPPFGPAYIGILSELHHDEELTKAVHEIFITPRFTAAVNRLKSAQRQGRLPEGADLELAVELLYGPLYYRYALRKPAHTPERMAELVDHVLRTLDCRP; encoded by the coding sequence GTGAGCGCGACGCCTCCCAACCCGCAGCGGCGCAGCGAGAGGTCCCGGCAGGCGATCCTCGCGGCAGCCATCGGCCTGTGCACCGAGAAGGGATACGTCGGCGTCACCGTGGAGGCGATCGCCGCACGAGCGGGCGTCAGCAAGAAGACGATCTACCGCTGGTGGCCCTCGAAAGGCTTCGTGCTGCTGGAGGCTCTCGCCCAGCGCACCGACTCGAACGCGCCCTTCCCGGACACCGGACACCTCGCCGCCGACCTGTACACACAGATGACCGGAGTCGTCCGGCTGCTGACGACGCCGCCCTTCGGACCCGCGTACATCGGCATCCTCTCGGAGCTCCACCACGACGAGGAACTCACGAAAGCCGTTCACGAAATCTTCATCACTCCGCGCTTCACGGCGGCGGTGAACCGGCTGAAGAGCGCCCAGCGGCAAGGACGGCTGCCCGAGGGCGCGGACCTGGAGCTGGCCGTGGAACTGCTCTACGGCCCGCTGTACTACCGGTACGCGCTGCGCAAGCCCGCGCACACCCCGGAGCGGATGGCGGAGCTGGTCGACCACGTGCTGCGGACGTTGGACTGCCGCCCCTGA
- a CDS encoding ABC transporter permease, with protein MSRVEGSRAGGSRAEAPAGEAAPREVSPLWTFGLLRSELAVTFRRWRTLALLAVLAGVPVLIGIAIKVESSGSPESGGGGGGGPAFLSQVTHNGLFLVFAALAATLPVFLPMAVGVVAGDAIAGEANAGTLRYLLVAPAGRTRLLLVKYATTLVFCLVATLVVAASALAVGALLFPVGEVMTISGVPIGFGEGLLRAGAVAVAVAASLIGFAAVGLFVSTLTGSGIAAMATTVGLLITVQILNAIPQLEGVQPYLFSHYWLSFADLLREPVYWDELAKNLGMQGAYAAVFGSAAWARFTARDVTA; from the coding sequence ATGTCGCGGGTTGAAGGATCGCGGGCTGGGGGATCGCGGGCTGAGGCTCCGGCGGGGGAGGCCGCCCCGCGCGAGGTGAGCCCGCTGTGGACGTTCGGGCTGCTGCGGTCCGAGCTGGCGGTGACCTTCCGGCGCTGGCGCACCCTCGCGCTGCTGGCGGTGCTGGCGGGCGTACCCGTACTGATCGGCATCGCCATCAAGGTCGAGTCGAGCGGCTCCCCGGAGTCCGGCGGCGGAGGCGGTGGCGGCCCCGCCTTCCTCTCGCAGGTGACCCACAACGGGCTCTTCCTCGTCTTCGCGGCCCTGGCCGCGACCCTGCCGGTGTTCCTGCCGATGGCCGTCGGCGTCGTCGCGGGCGATGCGATAGCGGGCGAGGCGAACGCGGGAACCCTGCGCTATCTGCTCGTCGCGCCTGCCGGACGGACCCGGCTGCTGCTCGTCAAGTACGCGACCACCCTGGTGTTCTGCCTGGTCGCGACGCTGGTGGTGGCGGCGTCCGCGCTGGCGGTGGGGGCCTTGCTGTTCCCGGTCGGCGAGGTGATGACGATCTCCGGCGTGCCGATCGGGTTCGGCGAGGGCCTGCTCAGGGCCGGGGCGGTCGCGGTGGCCGTCGCCGCATCGCTCATCGGGTTCGCGGCGGTCGGGCTCTTCGTCTCGACGCTCACGGGCAGCGGCATCGCGGCGATGGCGACGACCGTCGGACTGCTGATCACCGTGCAGATCCTGAACGCGATCCCGCAGCTCGAAGGGGTCCAGCCGTACCTCTTCTCGCACTACTGGCTGTCCTTCGCGGACCTCCTGCGCGAGCCCGTGTACTGGGACGAGCTGGCGAAGAACCTCGGCATGCAGGGTGCGTACGCGGCCGTGTTCGGCTCGGCGGCCTGGGCGCGGTTCACGGCCAGGGACGTCACGGCCTGA
- a CDS encoding ABC transporter ATP-binding protein, with protein MGDGSPSAERAADASGTDGPPAAGDPSAAGGAGPVIETRGLTKRFRGGQLAVDGLDLSVPAGSVFGFLGPNGSGKTTTIRMLMGLIEPTEGTAHVLGRAMPGAARTVLPKVGALIEGPALYGFLSGRDNLVRYDSADPAADPRTRKARVAAALDRVGLTPAGAKKARAYSLGMKQRLGLAAALLQPRDLLVLDEPTNGLDPQGMREIRALVRELADDGTTVFLSSHLLDEIEQVCTHAAVMARGRLIVQGPVAELAAGARGRLVVTTPDAGEAARVLKEHGVTDLEAGEGRVTGSPPEPDGADVPGGPGLAELNAALVHAGVRVTGFGVERASLEDAFVALTGEGFDVAG; from the coding sequence ATGGGGGACGGGTCGCCGTCTGCGGAAAGAGCAGCGGACGCCTCGGGCACGGACGGGCCGCCTGCTGCGGGCGACCCGTCCGCAGCAGGCGGCGCGGGGCCGGTGATCGAGACGCGCGGGCTCACCAAGCGGTTCCGTGGCGGGCAGCTCGCCGTCGACGGGCTCGACCTGTCCGTCCCCGCCGGAAGCGTCTTCGGCTTCCTCGGGCCCAACGGCTCGGGGAAGACCACCACCATCCGGATGCTGATGGGCCTGATCGAGCCGACCGAGGGGACGGCCCACGTGCTGGGCCGGGCGATGCCCGGTGCGGCTCGGACCGTACTGCCGAAGGTCGGGGCGCTCATCGAGGGGCCCGCACTGTACGGATTCCTGTCCGGTCGCGACAACCTCGTGCGGTACGACTCCGCCGACCCGGCCGCCGACCCGCGCACGCGGAAGGCGCGGGTGGCGGCGGCCCTGGACCGGGTCGGGCTGACCCCCGCCGGAGCCAAGAAGGCACGGGCGTACTCCCTCGGCATGAAGCAGCGGCTCGGCCTCGCGGCTGCGCTGCTGCAACCCCGTGACCTGCTCGTCCTCGACGAACCGACGAACGGCCTCGACCCGCAGGGCATGCGGGAGATCCGCGCCCTGGTGCGGGAGCTGGCCGACGACGGCACCACCGTGTTCCTCTCCTCGCACCTGCTCGACGAGATCGAGCAGGTGTGCACGCATGCCGCGGTGATGGCCAGGGGCCGCCTGATCGTCCAGGGCCCGGTCGCCGAACTGGCGGCGGGCGCACGGGGGCGGCTCGTGGTCACCACGCCCGACGCGGGCGAGGCCGCACGGGTGCTGAAGGAGCACGGTGTGACGGACCTGGAGGCGGGGGAGGGCCGGGTCACCGGCAGCCCGCCGGAGCCGGACGGGGCCGATGTCCCGGGTGGCCCCGGGCTCGCCGAGCTGAACGCGGCGCTGGTCCACGCCGGGGTGCGGGTCACCGGCTTCGGGGTCGAACGGGCCTCGCTGGAGGACGCGTTCGTCGCACTGACCGGGGAGGGCTTCGATGTCGCGGGTTGA